The Dokdonia donghaensis DSW-1 DNA window CACGGAGTTTACAAGCCAGGTAATGTAAAGCTTACACCAAAAATTCTTAAAAACTCACAAGAGTACATTTCAGAAAAGTATGGAAAGGAGCACAACCATATAGATTTTGTTTTTCACGGAGGAAGCGGTTCTACCGTAGAAGAGATACGTGAGGCTATAGGATATGGTACTATAAAGATGAATATAGATACAGATCTTCAGTATGCTACTGCAGAGGGTATACGTGATTATTTTGGAGAAAACGCCGAATATCTTAAAACTCAAATAGGAAACCCTACTGGTGATGACTCTCCTAACAAGAAATTTTATGACCCACGCGTATGGTTACGCAAGGCAGAAGGAACGATGGGAGCACGTCTTAAAAAGGCTTTTGAAGACCTTAATAATGTAGATACGCTCTAATAATCAACATATTATTACTACATAAAAGGGATGATGTCAAAATTGTTTGATATCATCCCTTTTACGTATTTTTACAGCCTATTATTTTGAAATTTTGAACGCTTACGCGAAAGGTTGATACCATACAATGTCACCTTTGCTAAGAAGAACTAATAATACCCTTAACCAAATTCAAACACCTTATATGGCTTGGTTCAAACGTAAAGAAAAAGGAATACACACTGCAACAGAGGATAAAAAGGATACTCCTAAAGGACTCTGGTATAAATCACCTACTGGTAAAATAGTAGACACAGAAGAGCTAGAAAAAAACTTCTATATCTCACCAGAAGATGGGTACCACGTACGCATAGGGAGTAATGAATATTTTGAAATTCTCTTTGATGATAATAAATATAAAGAGCTAGACGCAAAACTCACCTCAAAAGATCCTCTCAAATTTGAAGATAAAAAGGCGTATGCAGATAGGCTAGTTGCCGCTCAAGAAAAGACTGGACTTAAAGATGCCGTGCGCACTGCTGTAGGTAAATCTAAAGGCTCAGACCTAGTGATAGCTTGTATGGATTTTAGCTTCATAGGTGGATCTATGGGTAGCGTTGTAGGAGAAAAGATTGCACGTGCTGCAGACTACTCTCTCAAAAATAACATTCCTTTTATGATCATCTCAAAATCTGGTGGTGCTCGTATGATGGAAGCTGCACTATCACTTATGCAACTAGCAAAAACAAGTTCTAAACTTGCTCAACTAGCAGATGCTGGTATACCTTACATTTCATTATGTACAGACCCTACCACTGGAGGAACAACTGCCTCATTTGCAATGCTAGGAGACATTAACATCTCAGAGCCAGGAGCACTTATAGGTTTTGCTGGACCTCGTGTGG harbors:
- the accD gene encoding acetyl-CoA carboxylase, carboxyltransferase subunit beta, which translates into the protein MAWFKRKEKGIHTATEDKKDTPKGLWYKSPTGKIVDTEELEKNFYISPEDGYHVRIGSNEYFEILFDDNKYKELDAKLTSKDPLKFEDKKAYADRLVAAQEKTGLKDAVRTAVGKSKGSDLVIACMDFSFIGGSMGSVVGEKIARAADYSLKNNIPFMIISKSGGARMMEAALSLMQLAKTSSKLAQLADAGIPYISLCTDPTTGGTTASFAMLGDINISEPGALIGFAGPRVVRDTTGKELPEGFQTAEFVQEHGFLDFITPRQELKNKINLYLDLILNRPVRA